Proteins encoded within one genomic window of Episyrphus balteatus chromosome 1, idEpiBalt1.1, whole genome shotgun sequence:
- the LOC129921422 gene encoding probable GDP-L-fucose synthase — MSKTVLVTGGTGLVGKALETIIKEKNANQDIWYFAGSKDGDLTILSDTKALFDKVKPTHVIHLAAMVGGLFHNMNNNLDFLRKNLQINDNVLQTAFEHGCVKVVSCLSTCIFPDKTTYPIDETMVHNGPPHNSNFGYSYAKRLIDVQNRAYFEKNGSIFTSVIPCNIFGPNDNYKPEVSHVIPGMIYRMHQLINEDKDTKEEEKVFSVFGSGKPLRQFIYSIDLAKLMLWVLEEYDQVDPIILSVDESDEVTIAQVAEAIARAFNFKGKIVCDTIKADGQYKKTASNKKLRQLKPDFKFSNFEESINESVKWFIENYEIARK, encoded by the exons ATGAGCAAAACAGTTCTCGTTACCGGTGGAACTGGTCTTGTCGGCAAAGCCCTAGAAACAATAATCAAAGAGAAGAATGCAAACCAAGATATTTGGTACTTTGCCGGTTCCAAAGATGGAGATCTCAC aATCCTATCAGACACAAAAGCTCTATTTGATAAAGTAAAACCAACTCATGTCATTCATTTGGCTGCAATGGTCGGTGGACTATTCCACAATATGAATAATAATCTtgattttttg AGAAAAAACCTTCAAATAAATGACAATGTCTTACAAACTGCCTTCGAACACGGCTGTGTCAAGGTTGTCTCATGTTTGTCGACATGCATTTTCCCCGACAAGACAACATATCCAATTGACGAGACAATGGTCCACAATGGACCTCCGCATAACTCGAACTTTGGCTATTCCTATGCCAAACGTTTGATTGATGTGCAAAATCGAGCGTATTTTGAAAAGAATGGTTCGATATTCACTTCGGTGATTCCATGTAATATCTTTGGACCAAATGACAATTATAAGCCAGAAGTTAGCCATGTCATTCCGGGAATGATTTATAGAATGcatcaattgataaatgaagATAAAGACACGAAGGAAGAGGAGAAGGTTTTCAGTGTGTTTGGAAGTGGAAAGCCTTTAAGGCAGTTTATCTACTCGATAGATCTGGCAAAGTTGATGCTTTGGGTGCTTGAGGAGTATGATCAAGTTGATCCAATCATTTTATCTG TTGATGAATCGGATGAAGTTACAATCGCACAAGTTGCTGAGGCAATTGCAAGAGCATTTAATTTCAAG ggaaaaattgTCTGTGATACGATTAAGGCTGATGGTCAATACAAGAAAACTGCTTCCAATAAAAAATTGAGGCAACTTAAACCAGATTTTAAGTTTTCCAATTTTGAGGAATCAATCAATGAGTCGGTGAAATGGtttattgaaaattatgaaatagcaagaaagtaa